A window from Drosophila nasuta strain 15112-1781.00 chromosome 3, ASM2355853v1, whole genome shotgun sequence encodes these proteins:
- the LOC132791658 gene encoding myotrophin-like: MSENDESLIWNIKNGEMDDVQSVYQNSNRDVNEWVGGRTPLHYAADFGQLKMIKFLVDIGADVNSEDKYNITPLLAAIWEGHTECVEFLLEKGADSQGITPNGQSYVDAAEKDEIKKLLKITYK; the protein is encoded by the coding sequence ATGTCTGAGAACGATGAGAGCTTGATttggaatataaaaaatgGCGAAATGGATGATGTACAAAGCGTCtatcaaaattcaaatcgaGATGTTAACGAATGGGTCGGAGGACGAACTCCATTACATTACGCAGCCGATTTCGGGCAATTGAAAATGATCAAGTTCCTGGTTGATATTGGTGCGGATGTTAATAGCGAGGACAAGTATAATATTACACCATTGCTGGCTGCCATCTGGGAAGGGCATACAGAGTGCGTTGAGTTCCTTCTAGAAAAAGGAGCTGACAGTCAGGGTATCACGCCCAATGGCCAGAGTTATGTGGATGCAGCTGAAAAggatgaaattaaaaaattactaaaaataactTACAAATAA